A section of the Candidatus Omnitrophota bacterium genome encodes:
- the fabG gene encoding 3-oxoacyl-[acyl-carrier-protein] reductase, giving the protein MRLKNEIALITGSARGIGKEIAKTFAKEGATVIISDINAESAGATAAELKSAGFQSDHFSCNVTDGKSVEEMVNKILDKYSRIDILINNAGITKDNLLLRMSEGDWDAVLAVNLKGTFNCTKAVTRSMLKAKKGKIISIASVIGILGNAGQANYAASKAGIIGFTKSIARELASRSITVNAVAPGYIQTEMTDKLSEKVKEQILKTVPLEKLGTPQDVAGVCLFLASKDADYITGQTISVDGGMAM; this is encoded by the coding sequence ATGAGATTAAAAAATGAAATAGCGCTTATCACCGGTTCGGCCCGAGGCATCGGCAAAGAGATAGCGAAAACTTTCGCCAAAGAAGGCGCTACCGTTATCATTTCCGACATTAATGCCGAATCTGCCGGGGCAACTGCCGCCGAGCTTAAAAGCGCCGGCTTTCAATCCGACCATTTCTCTTGCAATGTCACCGATGGGAAAAGTGTCGAAGAAATGGTCAATAAAATTCTTGACAAATATAGTCGCATTGATATATTAATTAACAACGCAGGCATCACGAAAGACAATTTGCTCTTAAGAATGTCGGAAGGCGACTGGGATGCAGTTCTAGCCGTGAATCTCAAAGGCACGTTCAATTGCACCAAGGCCGTCACACGGTCAATGCTCAAGGCTAAAAAAGGCAAGATCATTAGTATTGCTTCCGTGATCGGGATATTAGGAAATGCCGGGCAGGCGAATTACGCCGCCAGCAAAGCAGGCATTATCGGATTTACAAAGTCTATCGCCAGGGAACTTGCTTCAAGAAGCATCACAGTTAACGCGGTCGCCCCGGGATATATCCAAACCGAAATGACCGACAAATTGAGCGAAAAAGTCAAAGAGCAGATCTTAAAAACCGTTCCCTTAGAAAAGTTAGGAACCCCCCAGGATGTTGCCGGGGTTTGCTTATTTCTTGCATCCAAAGACGCCGATTACATCACCGGACAAACAATTTCCGTTGATGGTGGCATGGCGATGTAA
- the acpP gene encoding acyl carrier protein — MAVEDKIKSIIAEQLGVKPEEVTPQASFVDDLGADSLDTVELVMALEEEFSVEIPDEDAEKMATVGDAIKYIESKTANK, encoded by the coding sequence ATGGCAGTCGAAGATAAGATCAAGTCAATTATCGCAGAGCAATTAGGTGTAAAACCCGAAGAAGTTACGCCGCAAGCGTCCTTTGTTGATGATCTAGGTGCTGATTCTTTAGATACCGTTGAGCTCGTTATGGCTCTGGAAGAGGAATTCAGTGTTGAAATCCCGGATGAAGACGCCGAGAAAATGGCAACTGTTGGCGATGCGATCAAATATATTGAAAGCAAAACAGCGAATAAATAA
- the fabF gene encoding beta-ketoacyl-ACP synthase II, whose product MNKKRVVITGLGTVSPVGTGTEKFWKSLVEGKSGIRPITHFDASQFDSQICGHVIDYNPDDHFSSKEARHLARFVQFAVVAAKEAMAQANLDMKNVNAERMGVLIGSGIGSLKTMEEEYDTYLKKGPGRISPFLIPKLIVNEAAGQVSINTGAKGPTTCVTTACATATNAVGDAFRLIQYNEADIMIAGGTESATTILGVGGFAALKALSKRNSEPERASRPFDLNRDGFVMAEGAGVVIVESLDHAKARGAKILAEVVGYGRTSDAYHVTAPDETGYGAAKAMELAVHDAGLQPQDVSYINAHGTSTKLNDAVETKAIKSFFKEFAKKIPVSSTKSMTGHLLGAAGGVEIIACIMAIRDGIVPPTINYETPDPECDLDYVPNKARHLTVNVAISNSLGFGGHNATVAVKKFKA is encoded by the coding sequence ATGAATAAAAAACGCGTTGTTATCACTGGCTTAGGAACAGTTTCTCCGGTTGGAACGGGAACTGAGAAGTTTTGGAAATCGCTTGTGGAAGGAAAAAGCGGCATACGTCCCATCACTCATTTTGATGCCAGCCAATTCGATTCGCAGATCTGCGGCCACGTCATTGATTATAACCCCGATGATCATTTTTCCAGCAAAGAAGCGCGCCACTTGGCGCGTTTTGTTCAATTTGCTGTTGTAGCGGCAAAAGAGGCAATGGCGCAGGCCAATCTGGACATGAAAAATGTCAACGCCGAACGCATGGGTGTTTTGATCGGATCCGGAATCGGAAGCTTAAAAACAATGGAAGAGGAATACGATACCTATCTTAAAAAAGGCCCCGGAAGAATTTCGCCTTTTCTTATTCCAAAACTTATTGTGAATGAAGCGGCGGGGCAAGTTTCCATCAATACTGGCGCCAAAGGGCCAACAACTTGTGTCACGACCGCTTGCGCCACCGCAACGAATGCCGTTGGCGATGCTTTTAGGCTTATCCAATATAATGAAGCGGACATCATGATCGCCGGAGGAACCGAAAGCGCGACAACCATTTTAGGTGTCGGTGGATTTGCGGCGCTTAAAGCTCTTTCCAAAAGAAACAGCGAACCGGAACGCGCCAGCCGTCCGTTCGATCTTAATCGCGACGGATTTGTCATGGCAGAAGGTGCCGGGGTTGTTATCGTAGAATCCTTGGATCATGCCAAGGCACGCGGTGCAAAAATTTTAGCAGAAGTGGTCGGATATGGAAGAACTTCCGATGCTTATCACGTAACAGCGCCTGATGAAACCGGATACGGAGCTGCTAAGGCTATGGAATTAGCTGTTCATGATGCCGGATTGCAGCCTCAGGATGTTTCCTATATAAACGCGCACGGAACATCAACTAAGCTTAATGATGCTGTTGAAACAAAAGCCATTAAAAGCTTCTTTAAAGAATTCGCCAAGAAAATCCCCGTTAGTTCAACGAAATCTATGACCGGACATCTTCTAGGAGCCGCCGGTGGCGTTGAGATCATTGCTTGTATTATGGCTATTAGAGACGGGATTGTTCCGCCAACGATCAACTATGAAACACCTGATCCGGAATGCGATTTGGATTATGTTCCAAATAAAGCCCGGCATTTAACGGTTAATGTTGCTATTTCAAACTCTTTAGGGTTTGGCGGGCACAACGCGACTGTTGCCGTTAAGAAATTCAAAGCGTAA
- a CDS encoding 3-isopropylmalate dehydrogenase: protein MSEKNTKNYKIAVIAGDGTGPEVVREGLKVLEAAAQKCQFKFTATPFDFGGERYLRTKEVLPSSAVSDLKKFDAIFLGAIGHPDVKPGILEKGILLRLRFDLDQYINLRPVGLYDERFCPLKNKKPEDINFTVIRENSEGLYKGLGEFQNKGTKDEVAIQISHNTRKGVERCLRYAFEYTRKFGKAKKLTLCGKTNVLTFAWDLWERTFYEIAKEYPEIKTDYTHVDATTMWFVKNPEWFDVIVTDNMFGDIITDLGAMIQGGMGIAAGGNINPEGVSMFEPIGGSAPKYTGKNVINPLAAICAGAMLLQQIGESKAAVMIENSVKKVVREKLKDLAAGKMGYSTTEVGDLVVKLL from the coding sequence ATGTCTGAGAAAAATACAAAAAACTATAAAATTGCGGTTATCGCTGGTGACGGCACAGGGCCGGAAGTTGTCCGCGAAGGCTTAAAAGTCCTCGAAGCGGCCGCTCAAAAATGCCAGTTCAAATTTACGGCAACGCCTTTTGATTTTGGCGGCGAGCGTTATTTGCGGACTAAAGAAGTTTTGCCGAGCTCGGCTGTTAGCGATTTAAAGAAATTTGACGCTATTTTCTTAGGCGCCATTGGACATCCGGATGTTAAGCCAGGAATATTAGAAAAGGGGATTCTGCTTCGCCTTCGTTTTGACCTTGATCAATATATTAATTTGCGTCCCGTCGGGCTTTACGATGAACGCTTTTGCCCTTTAAAAAATAAAAAACCCGAAGATATCAATTTTACGGTTATTCGAGAAAATTCTGAAGGACTTTACAAGGGATTAGGGGAGTTTCAGAACAAGGGAACAAAAGACGAAGTCGCCATTCAAATTTCGCACAATACGCGTAAAGGTGTCGAGCGTTGTCTGCGCTATGCCTTTGAATACACCAGAAAATTTGGAAAAGCAAAAAAACTCACTCTTTGCGGAAAAACAAATGTCCTGACATTTGCCTGGGATCTCTGGGAAAGAACATTTTACGAAATTGCCAAAGAATATCCTGAAATCAAAACCGATTACACACACGTCGATGCCACCACCATGTGGTTTGTTAAAAATCCGGAATGGTTTGATGTCATCGTGACTGATAATATGTTTGGTGATATCATTACCGATCTCGGCGCCATGATCCAAGGCGGAATGGGAATTGCCGCCGGAGGAAATATCAACCCCGAAGGTGTCTCGATGTTTGAACCTATCGGCGGTTCAGCCCCAAAATACACCGGAAAAAATGTCATCAATCCATTGGCTGCCATTTGCGCGGGAGCAATGCTCTTACAGCAAATTGGCGAAAGCAAAGCCGCCGTGATGATCGAAAATTCCGTAAAAAAAGTTGTCCGTGAAAAATTAAAAGACTTAGCCGCAGGAAAAATGGGTTACTCCACAACCGAAGTCGGCGATTTAGTCGTTAAGCTGCTATAA
- a CDS encoding aspartate-semialdehyde dehydrogenase, with translation MKKYNVAVVGVGVVGIEMLRCLKQRNFPVGELRVLARSARTIDVDGQSYNVSAISPEGFNGIDIALFAGTEGEKGAAVTFAAEAVKRGAVVIDNGADFRMDPKVPLVVPEVNGKDVKKNKGIIANPNCSTIQMVVALQPIHKKVGIKRVILTTLQASSGGGKSAVEQLKEEVTAIAKAGCENVHFTVSHKSMAQQLAYNVFPHIGSFVEDDFTNEEWKLVKETHKIMHAPNMKISATTVRVPVRTGHSESVYIETAKPISPSQVKTLLAKAPGVILMDDVKKNLYPMPKDVEGKDEVFVGRIRRDPSVKNGLWLWVVADNLRKGAALNAVQIAEELIK, from the coding sequence ATGAAAAAGTACAATGTGGCCGTTGTCGGTGTTGGCGTTGTTGGCATTGAAATGCTTCGTTGTTTAAAACAGCGCAATTTTCCTGTTGGCGAATTACGCGTTTTAGCGCGCTCCGCCAGAACCATTGACGTTGACGGACAGTCCTACAACGTTTCCGCTATTTCTCCGGAAGGATTTAATGGCATTGATATCGCGCTTTTCGCCGGAACCGAAGGCGAAAAAGGCGCCGCCGTCACATTTGCCGCCGAAGCTGTTAAGCGCGGCGCTGTTGTTATCGATAATGGGGCAGACTTTCGCATGGACCCCAAAGTTCCTTTGGTCGTCCCGGAAGTTAATGGCAAAGATGTTAAGAAAAATAAAGGCATCATCGCCAATCCAAATTGTTCAACTATTCAAATGGTCGTTGCCTTGCAACCTATTCACAAAAAAGTCGGCATTAAACGGGTTATTTTAACAACGCTTCAAGCCTCGTCTGGCGGCGGAAAAAGCGCTGTTGAACAATTAAAAGAAGAAGTAACCGCAATTGCCAAAGCCGGATGTGAAAATGTTCATTTCACCGTCAGTCATAAATCCATGGCACAGCAATTAGCCTACAATGTGTTCCCTCATATCGGAAGCTTTGTGGAAGATGACTTCACCAATGAAGAGTGGAAACTCGTCAAAGAAACTCACAAAATCATGCACGCGCCCAACATGAAAATTTCAGCCACTACCGTTCGTGTTCCCGTTAGAACCGGACATAGCGAATCTGTTTACATTGAAACCGCAAAGCCAATTTCACCTAGCCAAGTTAAAACTCTTCTCGCTAAAGCGCCCGGCGTTATCCTCATGGATGATGTTAAAAAGAATCTTTATCCGATGCCTAAAGATGTCGAAGGCAAGGATGAGGTTTTTGTCGGCCGCATTCGCCGCGATCCATCCGTTAAAAACGGTTTGTGGCTGTGGGTTGTCGCCGATAATCTGCGTAAAGGCGCTGCCTTAAACGCTGTTCAAATCGCCGAAGAATTGATCAAATAG
- the truA gene encoding tRNA pseudouridine(38-40) synthase TruA, whose product MRAFKLTIEYDGTHFSGWQSQTKTTRTVQGEIELALKKLFGKKVKLHGSGRTDSGVHAQGQVAHFRVNTPRTTEVILQALNANLPDDISILECCEVPKGFHARYSTKTKTYRYTILNRKTRSPVGRQFFYFCPYALNVARMRRASKALIGEKDFKSFQASDTAKNRALKTKNTVRTIKQLRIRKKNDFIYIDITANGFLYKMVRNIVGTLLSIGRGKLSQESIKNILTEKNRNYASATAPAKGLCLLKVNY is encoded by the coding sequence ATGCGTGCGTTTAAATTAACCATTGAATACGACGGAACGCATTTCTCCGGCTGGCAGTCGCAAACTAAAACAACGCGCACAGTTCAAGGCGAGATCGAGCTTGCTCTTAAAAAGCTTTTTGGTAAAAAAGTAAAGCTGCACGGTTCCGGACGAACGGATAGCGGAGTTCACGCGCAGGGGCAAGTCGCTCATTTTCGCGTCAATACGCCGCGAACGACCGAAGTCATTCTTCAAGCGCTTAACGCCAATTTGCCAGACGATATCTCTATTCTAGAATGCTGTGAAGTTCCCAAGGGTTTCCACGCACGGTACAGCACTAAAACAAAGACCTATCGCTACACGATTTTAAATAGAAAAACGCGCTCACCGGTCGGGCGTCAGTTCTTTTATTTTTGTCCATACGCGCTTAATGTGGCCCGCATGCGGAGAGCGTCAAAAGCGCTCATTGGCGAAAAAGATTTTAAATCATTTCAGGCGTCTGACACAGCTAAAAATCGCGCGCTTAAAACAAAAAATACCGTGCGCACGATCAAACAGTTGAGGATCAGAAAAAAGAACGATTTTATTTATATCGATATCACCGCCAACGGCTTTCTCTATAAAATGGTACGTAATATCGTCGGAACTCTCCTTAGTATCGGACGAGGAAAACTTTCACAGGAAAGCATTAAAAATATCCTTACCGAAAAAAATCGCAACTACGCATCCGCCACCGCTCCGGCAAAAGGATTATGTTTATTAAAAGTAAATTATTGA
- the rplM gene encoding 50S ribosomal protein L13, translating into MQKIKTFIAKDIDIKRACYVIDAKDKILGRIATKAAAILRGKHKVIFTPNVDCGDMVVVINADKIRVTGKKLTDKIYKRYTGYPGGVRKVRLEEMLKKHPTQAITLAIKRMIPTGPLGYRVIKKLRVYAGDQHEHKAQKPIALEV; encoded by the coding sequence ATGCAAAAAATAAAAACGTTTATCGCAAAAGATATTGATATCAAACGCGCTTGTTATGTCATCGACGCCAAAGACAAAATCCTAGGACGCATCGCGACAAAGGCCGCGGCAATTCTACGCGGAAAACACAAAGTCATTTTTACGCCAAATGTTGACTGCGGAGATATGGTCGTTGTCATCAATGCCGATAAAATCCGTGTTACAGGCAAAAAGTTGACCGATAAAATCTACAAGCGCTATACCGGATACCCAGGCGGTGTTAGAAAAGTTCGTTTAGAAGAAATGCTCAAGAAACATCCGACCCAAGCCATTACGCTGGCTATCAAGCGGATGATCCCAACCGGCCCCTTAGGATACCGGGTTATCAAGAAATTACGTGTTTACGCGGGTGATCAGCACGAACACAAGGCACAGAAACCAATTGCATTAGAGGTCTAA
- the rpsI gene encoding 30S ribosomal protein S9 produces MVEIVKFSATGRRKTAVARVNLSPGSGKIVVNEFAIEKYFTRETDRILLMEPLRCTNSIAKFDIIAKVFGGGITGQAGAMKLAISRALAVCDEENRKALKKENCLSRDPRMKERKKPGQKGARRKFQWVKR; encoded by the coding sequence ATGGTAGAAATTGTAAAATTTTCAGCAACAGGCCGGCGAAAAACTGCCGTCGCACGAGTGAATTTAAGCCCGGGCAGCGGAAAAATTGTCGTCAATGAATTTGCTATTGAAAAATATTTCACGCGGGAAACCGATCGAATATTGCTCATGGAGCCTTTGCGGTGTACGAACTCAATTGCTAAATTTGATATTATCGCCAAAGTTTTTGGCGGAGGAATAACCGGCCAAGCGGGCGCTATGAAGCTTGCTATTTCCCGGGCTTTAGCTGTTTGCGATGAGGAAAACCGAAAAGCCCTGAAAAAAGAGAACTGCTTAAGCCGCGACCCCAGAATGAAGGAACGTAAAAAGCCGGGGCAGAAAGGTGCACGTAGAAAATTCCAGTGGGTTAAACGGTAA
- the argC gene encoding N-acetyl-gamma-glutamyl-phosphate reductase, whose product MIRVGIVGISGYSGELLLNILLKHPQVRITYVSAGTTKGKIEDIFPYLKGKTSLVCGEFDAKKAAASCDVVFLAVPHTASLKITPQLLAEKKRVIDLSADYRLTDTKIFEQWYHVAHSDKKNLAHAVYGLPELYREDIKNAQLIANPGCYPTTAILALAPIMAMKAKSVASVIIDAKSGTTGAGRKAAANLLFAEVNENFKAYKVLSHQHTPEIEQILSSLAKKDINLTFTAHLLPVSRGILETIYVQFKNKSALENLHGLYTKFYKTEPFVRVLTPGLQPELKFVNATNYCDIAIVVDEAKKLSIITSATDNLMKGASGQAVQNMNIMYGFDETAGLL is encoded by the coding sequence ATGATCCGAGTCGGTATTGTAGGGATTAGTGGTTATTCAGGCGAACTGCTTTTAAACATCCTCTTAAAACATCCGCAGGTACGTATCACTTATGTCAGCGCCGGGACCACCAAAGGAAAAATTGAAGATATTTTCCCCTATCTAAAGGGAAAAACAAGCCTTGTTTGCGGCGAATTTGATGCAAAAAAAGCGGCCGCATCGTGCGATGTCGTATTTTTAGCGGTCCCGCATACGGCTTCACTTAAGATAACTCCCCAGCTTTTAGCCGAGAAAAAGCGGGTTATTGATCTAAGCGCAGATTACCGGTTAACCGACACAAAAATATTTGAACAATGGTATCACGTCGCTCATTCCGATAAAAAGAATCTGGCGCACGCGGTTTACGGGCTTCCGGAGCTTTACCGGGAAGATATTAAAAATGCTCAATTGATCGCAAATCCGGGCTGTTACCCGACCACGGCAATTTTAGCTTTAGCGCCGATCATGGCCATGAAAGCAAAATCAGTCGCGTCCGTCATTATTGACGCCAAATCAGGCACCACCGGCGCGGGACGAAAAGCCGCGGCAAACTTACTATTCGCAGAAGTGAATGAAAATTTCAAGGCTTATAAAGTGCTTTCACATCAGCACACACCGGAGATTGAGCAAATCTTGTCTTCGTTGGCGAAAAAAGATATTAACCTAACGTTTACAGCGCATCTTTTGCCCGTTAGCCGGGGAATTTTGGAAACTATTTATGTTCAATTTAAAAATAAAAGCGCGTTAGAAAATCTTCACGGCCTTTATACGAAATTTTACAAAACGGAACCTTTCGTCCGGGTTTTAACTCCCGGTTTGCAACCGGAACTAAAATTCGTCAACGCAACAAATTATTGCGACATTGCTATTGTCGTCGATGAAGCGAAAAAATTGTCGATCATCACCAGCGCTACCGACAATCTTATGAAAGGCGCGTCGGGGCAAGCGGTGCAAAATATGAATATCATGTACGGTTTCGATGAAACGGCAGGGCTCTTATGA
- the argJ gene encoding bifunctional glutamate N-acetyltransferase/amino-acid acetyltransferase ArgJ translates to MKIIKGGVTTPQGFTANGISAGIKKSGKPDLALIASDVPAIAAGVFTKNSVKAAPLIVTMKNIASGKAQAIIANSGNANCFTGDFGLLYAQKSTELIAKLLNISAKLVLVTSTGIIGKPLPYQKIVHGAPRLVAGLNSSGGRKAAKAILTTDLALKEISVQIKLSGKKVSIGAMGKGSGMIAPNMATMLGFITTDAAISAPMLKAALKCAINKSFNNITVDGCMSTNDMVVVFANGLAGNKPIIKQGKEFKTFCDALTFACVDLAKKIVWDAEGITKFIEITTSGAKTVEQAKKICFAIANSNLVKTAAYGNNPNWGRVAAAVGSLGFPITEKQLKIRFDSFKKKHIHINVDVGLGKEKATVYTSDLSVEYVNINGRYN, encoded by the coding sequence ATGAAAATTATAAAGGGGGGCGTCACAACTCCGCAAGGATTTACCGCTAACGGAATTTCGGCCGGAATTAAGAAATCTGGGAAGCCAGATCTTGCGCTTATTGCGAGCGACGTTCCTGCTATAGCCGCCGGAGTTTTTACTAAGAATTCTGTAAAAGCCGCACCACTCATTGTAACAATGAAAAATATCGCCTCCGGCAAAGCCCAGGCCATTATCGCCAATAGCGGTAATGCGAATTGCTTTACCGGAGATTTCGGGCTTCTTTACGCGCAAAAATCAACAGAATTGATCGCCAAGCTCCTTAATATAAGCGCAAAACTTGTTTTGGTGACATCGACGGGAATCATCGGAAAACCTTTGCCATATCAAAAGATCGTTCATGGCGCGCCACGACTGGTCGCCGGTTTAAATTCTAGCGGCGGACGAAAAGCCGCCAAAGCCATTTTAACGACCGATCTCGCGCTCAAAGAAATTTCCGTCCAAATTAAATTGAGCGGAAAAAAAGTTTCGATCGGCGCCATGGGCAAAGGTTCGGGAATGATCGCGCCCAACATGGCCACAATGCTAGGGTTTATCACAACGGATGCGGCCATTAGCGCACCCATGTTAAAAGCCGCGCTTAAATGCGCCATCAATAAATCGTTTAACAACATTACCGTTGACGGCTGCATGAGCACCAATGACATGGTTGTTGTTTTTGCTAACGGTTTAGCCGGCAATAAGCCGATCATAAAACAGGGAAAAGAATTTAAAACTTTTTGCGATGCCTTAACTTTTGCTTGCGTTGATCTGGCTAAAAAGATCGTCTGGGATGCTGAGGGGATCACAAAATTCATCGAGATCACAACAAGCGGCGCAAAAACGGTTGAACAGGCAAAAAAGATATGTTTCGCGATAGCCAACTCAAATTTGGTCAAAACAGCCGCCTACGGAAATAATCCGAACTGGGGACGGGTTGCGGCTGCCGTTGGATCATTAGGATTTCCCATTACCGAAAAACAACTGAAGATCCGGTTTGATTCTTTTAAAAAGAAGCACATCCACATCAATGTCGATGTCGGATTAGGAAAAGAGAAGGCAACCGTTTACACATCGGATCTATCTGTGGAATACGTGAATATCAATGGACGATATAATTAA
- the argB gene encoding acetylglutamate kinase, producing MDDIIKKAGVLVEAIPYIHAFRRKIFLVKYGGSILEDATIRKHVLEDIVFLSYVGIRVILVHGGGQNINARLTEIGKKAEFHEGIRVTDKETLDIVCDELDKLNKKLVEEIKTLRGDVVGLRGHHNIVHVQKKKASRDLGFVGTITSVDQEAIETNLKKGQIVVMSPMGIGVDKQTHNVNADEVAGAIATSMKAEKLVLLTNVPGVLARHEDKDSLISSVTIKDVETLKKNKIIQGGMIPKVDSCVEVLLGGVTKAHIIDARLHHALLLEIFTDRGVGTQIIKE from the coding sequence ATGGACGATATAATTAAAAAAGCCGGGGTTCTGGTTGAAGCTATTCCGTATATCCATGCCTTTCGGCGGAAGATATTCCTAGTTAAATACGGCGGAAGCATCCTGGAAGATGCCACCATCCGAAAACATGTCTTAGAGGATATTGTTTTCTTAAGCTATGTCGGGATCCGAGTTATTTTGGTGCACGGCGGCGGACAGAATATCAACGCGCGTTTGACCGAGATCGGAAAAAAAGCGGAATTTCACGAAGGCATTCGAGTTACCGATAAAGAAACATTGGATATTGTTTGCGACGAGCTTGATAAGCTCAATAAAAAACTCGTGGAAGAAATTAAAACTTTGCGCGGCGATGTGGTGGGTTTACGCGGCCATCACAATATTGTCCACGTTCAAAAGAAAAAAGCTTCTCGCGACCTAGGTTTCGTGGGGACCATTACCTCCGTTGACCAGGAAGCCATTGAAACGAACTTGAAAAAAGGGCAAATTGTCGTTATGTCTCCGATGGGAATTGGCGTCGACAAACAAACGCACAATGTGAATGCCGATGAAGTCGCCGGCGCCATCGCAACATCCATGAAGGCCGAAAAGCTGGTTTTATTAACCAATGTTCCCGGTGTTTTGGCGCGCCACGAAGACAAAGACTCTTTGATCTCATCGGTAACGATCAAGGACGTTGAGACGCTCAAGAAAAATAAGATCATTCAAGGCGGCATGATCCCTAAGGTTGATTCATGCGTTGAAGTCTTACTGGGTGGAGTTACCAAAGCGCACATTATTGACGCGCGATTGCATCACGCGCTTTTACTGGAAATCTTTACCGACCGAGGCGTCGGCACACAAATTATCAAAGAATGA
- a CDS encoding aspartate aminotransferase family protein, which yields MKKQEVFDNYNNFILSTYTRTAGVFVKGKGMTLIDMDGKKYLDFFPGWGVSNVGHCHPKVMSAVRDQIGTLIHLPNNFYHPQQAKLAKEIVRWSFPSKVFFGNSGAEACEGAIKFARVFGQGRYEVITFENSFHGRTLAAVTATGQKKYNAPFAPLPEGFKTVAFNDIEAIKSAITDKTAAIMLELVQGEGGINVAKPEFLKELRQLCDEKKLLLIFDEVQTGMGRLGEMFGFKAFGVVPDVMILAKSLGGGLPIGVMVVKKEIADIFKPGMHASTFGGSPLVCKAALGAFAAISKDKMLINTRKMSPYFFAKANALKKKCSCVKEVRGLGLMMGIELTIEGKAIFEECFAQGLIINCTQGNVLRLMPALNVTKKQIDKAFFILEKAIRKVAG from the coding sequence ATGAAAAAACAAGAAGTTTTCGACAACTATAACAATTTCATCCTTTCCACTTATACGCGAACAGCAGGTGTTTTCGTTAAGGGCAAGGGAATGACTTTAATTGATATGGACGGAAAGAAATATCTGGATTTCTTTCCCGGATGGGGTGTGAGCAATGTCGGGCATTGTCATCCGAAGGTGATGAGCGCCGTGCGCGATCAGATCGGAACACTCATTCATCTTCCGAATAATTTTTATCATCCCCAGCAGGCAAAATTAGCCAAAGAAATTGTGCGATGGTCTTTTCCGTCAAAAGTCTTTTTTGGCAATAGCGGCGCCGAGGCTTGCGAAGGCGCTATCAAGTTTGCCCGGGTTTTCGGACAAGGCCGTTATGAAGTCATCACTTTCGAGAATTCTTTTCATGGCCGAACGCTCGCCGCTGTTACCGCGACGGGACAAAAAAAATATAACGCGCCGTTCGCGCCTTTACCGGAAGGGTTTAAAACAGTTGCGTTCAATGATATAGAAGCTATTAAGTCAGCCATCACCGATAAAACCGCCGCTATTATGTTAGAACTTGTTCAAGGCGAGGGCGGCATCAACGTCGCCAAGCCGGAATTCTTAAAAGAGCTTCGGCAATTGTGCGATGAAAAGAAATTGCTTCTTATTTTCGATGAAGTTCAAACCGGTATGGGACGATTAGGGGAAATGTTCGGATTTAAAGCGTTTGGTGTCGTGCCGGATGTGATGATATTAGCCAAATCGCTGGGCGGCGGACTTCCTATCGGCGTTATGGTCGTCAAGAAAGAAATCGCGGATATTTTTAAACCCGGCATGCACGCGTCAACATTTGGCGGAAGCCCTTTGGTTTGCAAAGCCGCACTCGGCGCTTTTGCCGCCATCAGTAAAGATAAAATGCTCATCAATACGCGAAAAATGAGCCCGTATTTTTTCGCAAAGGCAAACGCTTTAAAGAAAAAATGTTCCTGCGTCAAAGAAGTACGCGGCTTAGGGCTTATGATGGGCATTGAACTAACGATCGAAGGAAAAGCGATCTTCGAAGAATGTTTCGCGCAAGGACTCATTATCAATTGCACGCAGGGAAATGTTTTACGGCTTATGCCGGCTTTAAATGTCACAAAAAAACAGATCGATAAAGCATTTTTTATTTTGGAAAAAGCTATCAGAAAGGTTGCAGGTTAG